From the genome of Stutzerimonas stutzeri, one region includes:
- the dnaG gene encoding DNA primase codes for MARFVRFSDKFLDDLREEVDLPALVAEEIKLRRSGGNFVARCPFHEEKSPSFHVSATRNTFRCYGCPARGDAIEWVMRRQHKSFHEAVLYLAHRFGIELPPAEEESPDDQQRRKRLARLYQALNEVGRVYVRGLKKNPAGLRYLVDTRGFTESSVELFGIGAVASGVLPFLKGFSDQELIEAGIAAVDSAGERVYDRFRNRIMFPIHNESGNLVGFAGRTILENPGKAPKYLNCPETDLFHKGRELYGLHIAKTAIRKDRLAVVGEGYFDVIRAHQEGDPRVVAPMGTALTAVQMKRLLLHADTVVFAFDGDRAGRRAALSAAAILLETMKDGQTGKFLFLPAGHDPDSFIRAEGIQAWLEQVESAVPLSQFLSDYVVHRLDRSLPESQVNAAARASAILSRLQKALVFRHALRLRFEELIGVPLG; via the coding sequence ATGGCGAGATTCGTTCGGTTCAGCGATAAGTTTCTCGATGACCTTCGTGAGGAAGTTGATCTGCCGGCCCTTGTCGCCGAAGAGATCAAGCTGCGTCGCTCCGGCGGTAACTTTGTCGCCCGATGCCCATTCCACGAGGAAAAGTCGCCATCCTTTCATGTCAGCGCAACTCGCAACACCTTCCGCTGCTATGGCTGTCCGGCCCGGGGAGATGCTATCGAATGGGTTATGCGCAGGCAGCACAAGTCGTTCCACGAAGCCGTGCTTTACCTAGCCCATCGTTTCGGGATCGAGCTTCCGCCGGCAGAAGAAGAGAGCCCGGACGATCAGCAGCGGCGGAAACGTCTGGCCAGACTCTATCAAGCGCTGAATGAGGTCGGCAGGGTCTATGTTCGTGGATTGAAGAAGAACCCTGCAGGGCTCCGCTACCTGGTTGATACCAGGGGCTTCACTGAAAGCTCTGTCGAGTTGTTCGGCATAGGCGCGGTTGCAAGTGGAGTTCTCCCGTTTCTAAAGGGGTTTTCCGACCAAGAGCTGATCGAAGCCGGTATTGCTGCCGTCGACTCGGCGGGCGAACGGGTCTACGACCGCTTCAGGAACCGGATCATGTTCCCTATCCACAACGAATCCGGGAACCTGGTGGGATTCGCCGGCAGAACCATCCTGGAAAATCCTGGCAAGGCTCCCAAATACTTGAATTGCCCGGAGACCGACCTCTTCCATAAGGGCCGCGAGCTATACGGTCTCCATATCGCCAAGACCGCGATCAGAAAAGACCGACTTGCTGTCGTGGGTGAAGGCTATTTCGATGTGATTCGAGCACACCAAGAGGGTGATCCACGCGTGGTCGCCCCGATGGGCACTGCCCTGACGGCGGTGCAGATGAAGCGGCTCCTACTTCATGCCGATACGGTCGTGTTTGCCTTCGACGGTGATCGCGCCGGCAGGCGCGCCGCGCTATCAGCCGCGGCCATTTTGCTTGAAACAATGAAGGATGGTCAGACTGGGAAATTCCTATTTCTGCCTGCAGGACACGACCCTGACTCGTTTATCCGTGCTGAAGGCATTCAGGCGTGGCTTGAACAGGTTGAATCAGCAGTACCGTTGAGTCAGTTCCTGAGCGATTACGTAGTTCATCGCCTCGATCGGTCTCTGCCTGAGTCCCAAGTGAACGCTGCCGCCCGGGCGAGCGCGATTCTTTCACGCCTGCAGAAGGCATTGGTATTTCGTCACGCATTGCGCTTGCGGTTCGAAGAACTGATCGGCGTCCCGCTCGGCTGA
- a CDS encoding thioredoxin fold domain-containing protein: protein MKIKDTATISGHALLVQFLATGSSRQLSVIRLDQGVTLSVGDDNLSLFATLHETGKRVLIDSFSGAHLADNALQEVRHLVSRYMLRRRVASWLTGALKWIVAPIVALMFVLSLNTIATAMLVSGGSNGVVHPAVQMNTGVPREVAATAPSALSDAVPRPEPGALASALESGANSGKYSVTISEGTKGTLYVFSDPSCPYCRRLEPVLEALSSDYKVVVFPVSVVGGRQSQSLLNTVFCTPAGQGRASAWKAIAQGDHGSASAESCADSSEAIAANDEFFRAMNFPGTPTIINAAGMEFPTNRRADAENLAAWAALEQKASR, encoded by the coding sequence ATGAAAATCAAAGATACGGCAACCATCTCGGGGCATGCCCTCCTTGTCCAGTTCCTGGCTACGGGTAGCTCCCGTCAACTCTCGGTAATCCGCCTTGATCAAGGGGTTACGCTTTCGGTCGGGGATGACAACTTGTCCCTCTTCGCGACTCTGCACGAGACCGGTAAGCGCGTGCTCATCGACAGTTTTTCCGGAGCCCACCTTGCAGATAACGCGCTGCAGGAAGTTCGTCACCTGGTGAGCCGGTACATGCTTCGTCGCAGAGTAGCGAGCTGGCTCACTGGGGCGCTCAAATGGATCGTGGCCCCTATTGTGGCGTTGATGTTTGTGCTGTCACTCAACACGATTGCCACGGCAATGTTGGTCAGTGGCGGTAGCAATGGTGTCGTGCATCCAGCGGTTCAGATGAACACGGGTGTTCCGCGCGAGGTTGCCGCTACTGCCCCGTCCGCGTTGAGCGATGCTGTCCCCCGCCCGGAGCCAGGTGCGTTAGCAAGTGCGTTGGAGTCCGGAGCCAACTCTGGCAAGTATTCGGTCACTATCTCTGAAGGTACCAAGGGAACACTCTATGTGTTCTCTGATCCTTCGTGTCCCTATTGCCGTCGCCTCGAGCCTGTTCTCGAAGCTCTTTCAAGCGACTACAAGGTCGTTGTGTTCCCGGTTTCTGTTGTTGGTGGCCGGCAGAGCCAGAGCCTATTGAATACTGTTTTCTGCACCCCGGCGGGCCAAGGTCGAGCTTCCGCATGGAAGGCAATTGCCCAAGGTGATCATGGGTCTGCCAGTGCAGAGAGCTGCGCTGATTCCTCTGAAGCTATTGCAGCCAACGACGAGTTCTTCCGTGCGATGAACTTCCCAGGCACACCGACAATCATCAATGCCGCTGGCATGGAGTTCCCGACAAATCGCCGCGCTGATGCGGAGAACCTCGCGGCATGGGCTGCTCTCGAGCAGAAAGCAAGCCGATGA